In Nocardioides sp. W7, the genomic stretch CCCCACCCTCGGCACCGGCCAAGGGCTGTGGCGGATCAAGCACCGCTCCTTCGTCGTCCAGCACCAGATGCACCCCGCCGAGAACGACCTCTTCGACACCACCGCCCGCATGAGAGGACTCTTTAGAAGTTCGCGCGAGTTTTGACGGTTCTGCGACGAACCTGAGCATACGCAACGGCCTCGACCCGAGGAGCACACTCAGGTTCGGAGAGTGCGTGGGGAAGCGAGTCGCGTGCCGAATAGGCAGCCGTCACCGAGAACCTCTCCGGGCGGGGCATCCGGGACGCATGAGTAGCGGCATGTGTGCCGACTTGCGTCTTCACCGTTGCGAGTTCCTGGTACGGAACGCCCGTGACGAGCTACTTGATCTCGGCGCGCAGCAACCGGGTGAGGCCGATCAGGAACGGGAGCCCGACCCACAGGCACGTGGTGAGCAGCAGCTGCGCCCATTGTGTGCCTTCGAGGGCGCCCGGTTCGAACGCGGCGGCCTGCGCGGTCGCGAGCTCGAACCAGGCTATCCGGTCCTGCGGGACCGCCCAGACGCTCTGCACGACACCGGACATTAGTGGGATCACGAAGAAGGTCACGATCGCGGGCGCACTGGCGAGGAACACCATCCCGAACGCGATCCCCTGGAGGAGCGACGAGACGTGGATGAAGGCGAGCTCCGCGAAGTCCGCTGCCGTCACCTCGGCGAAGCCTCCCTCGGGTGCGAAGAGGAGAGTGGCGGTGACGGCCAGGGCCAGCGCGAAGAGGAGGGCGGCGGCCCCGAGGACCAAGGCGGCCAGGACCTTTGCCTCGACGACCCGACGGCGGTGCGGCTCCTGGCTGAACGTCACGATCGCGGTGCGCTGGCTCCACTCCTGGGTCACGAGCAGGATACCGAGCACTGGCAGCAGGAAGCCTTGGGGCACCAGCGTGAAGGCCGCGAAGGTGTCGAACCGCTGGTCGCTCTCGTCGCCGGCCACCCCGAGGATGATCACGGAGAGCGTGCTGATCAGCGCGATGGCCAGCGGCAGCGCGCGGCCCGCGCGGGTGTCGACCATCTTGCGCAGCTCCAGCCTGACCAGTCGGCCGAGCGGGGTGCGGGGGTGGGCCGCGATGTCGAGTCGCGGGGCCGGCGGCGGGGTGAGTTGGGTCATCGGGCGGCTCCTTCTGCTCGGGGGCTTGCCGGATCGTCCTCGGCCGTCATCTGCATGAAGATCTCCTCGAGGCCGGTGCCCTGCCGGGGGCGGAGCTCGGTGAGCACGACGCCGGCGGCAGCGGTGACGCGGCCGACGTGCAGCGGGTCGACGTCAGTGTGGACCCCACCGTCAGGAGCGGCGGTGGCGCGGATCCCGGTCCGGTCCAGTACGGCGGAGAGTTCCCCGGGCGACTCGGCCCGGACGAACGTGCCTGTGGTGGCGAGGAGCTCGGCCTTGCTTCCGCGTGCCGCGATCTGACCGTGGTGGATGAGGATGATGTCGTCGGCGATCAGCTCGACCTCGTTCAGCAGGTGGGACGAGAGCAGCACCGTGCCGCCTTCGGTTGCGTAGTCGCGGAGCAGGGAGCGCATCCACCGGATGCCGGACGGGTCGAGCCCGTTGGCGGGCTCGTCGAGCACGAGCACCGAGGGGTCGCCGATCAGGGCGTTGGCGATGCCCAGCCGTTGGCGCATGCCGAGCGAGTAGGCGCCGACCCGACGGTCCGCGGCCCCCTTGAGGCCGACCAGGGTCAGCATTTCCTCTGCTCTGGCGGTCGGGAGGCCCAGGGCGATGGTCGACAGGGTGAGGACTTCCCGGCCGGTCCGGCCCGCGTGCTGGGCGGATGCGTCGAGCAGCACCCCGACGTGTCGGGCCGGGCTCGGGATGTCGATGTACGGGTACTGTCCGACGGTGGCGGTCCCGTGGTCGGGGGAGGTGAGCCCGACGAGGATCCGCATCGCGGTGGATTTGCCGGCTCCGTTGGGCCCGAGGAAGCCGGTGATCCGGCCGGGGTGGGCGCAGAAGGAGACATCGTCCAGGGCGGCGAAGTTGCCGTAGTGCTTGGTGACGTGTTCGAGCTCGATCATGCCCTCCACCGTGCCGGGCAGACCGGTTCACGGCAGTGGGCCCGGGCATCGACTTGGGCGATACCTGGGTATCGGCATCCGGTCGTAGCGGCGAGACCGAGGTCGATCGAGTGGTGGGCGCGGGAACTCGTAGCCTTGACCGGTGCCCGAGGTCCAACCGCCACTGACCACGCGCGGCCGCGCGTGGCGGTTCGTCGCCTGCCTGGCGATCTCGGCGGCCGCGTGGGCCGAGATCGCCGGAGTGCAGGCTGCGCGCTACCCAGGGTGGTTCTGGCTGGACCTCGCTGCGGGCGTCGCCGCGTTCGTGCTCGTGCAGTTCCGGCGGCGCCGACCGGTCGTGACCGCCGTCGTGCTGACCCTGTTTGGGCTCTTCTCGATGTCGGCGATGGGGCCCGCCGTCCTGGCGCTCGCGTCGTTGGCGACCCGGCGACGGCTGCCCGAGATCCTTCCTCTAGCAGCGCTCAACGTGACCGTGCTGCTCCTCTACGGGTGGCTCGTCACCTCCGAAGAGACGTGGGTGGTGAGGTACAGCCCGGTCGCAGGCCCAACGTGGGCGCTGCTTTCCTTCGGCGCCTCCGTCACGCTGGCCGTCGTGGTGCTTGGCATGTACGTCGGGTCGCGCCGCGAGCTCGAGGCGAACCTGCGCGACCAGGCAGCACGCGCACGGGTTGAGCAGGAGCAACGGGCCGAGCAGGCGCGCACGGCCGAGCGCGCCCGGATCGCGCGGGAGATGCACGACGCCCTCGCGCACCGGATCTCGCTCGTCACCATCCATGCCGGCGCGCTGACCTACCGCGACGACCTCACCGCGGAACAACAGAAGGAGACGGCCCAGGTCATCAAGACCACGGCGCACGAGGCGCTCAACGACCTGCGCCAGGTACTGGACGTGCTGCGAGACGACGACGAAGGGCCGCGGCGACCTCAGCCGACGCTCGCCGATCTCGACGCGTTACTCGTCGAGACCCGGGAGGCCGGCATGGACGTCACGCTGAGCCGCGACGTGACGGGCTCTCCTGCCGCCGGGACAGGCAGAACGGTCTACAGGATCGTGCAGGAGGGACTCACCAACGCTCGCAAGCACGCCCCTGGCAGACCGGTCTCCGTCACGGTGACCGGCTCGTCCGACACCGGACTCGACGTGAGCGTCCGCAACCCCCGGGGTCGCCTCGACCGGTCGCTGGTGCCGGGCGCCGGTCGTGGGCTGGCCGGGTTGCGAGAGCGGGTCGAGATCGCCGGCGGGACGCTCGACATCGTCGAGACCGACGACGTGTTCACCTTGAGGGCTTCGCTGCCATGGGCAACTTGATTGCAGTCGTGATCGTCGACGACGACCCGCTGGTGCGCAGCGGACTCGCGCTGATGCTCGGCGGAGCCCGAGACCTGCGCGTGGTCGCCGACGCCGCGAACGGCGCAGAGGCGGTGGCAGCCTGTGCGGAGCACCATCCCGATGTCGTCCTGATGGACCTGCACATGCCAGTGATGGACGGGATCGAGGCGACGCGTCAGCTGTGTTCGCCGGTCGCGTCGCCATCGGTCCTGGTGCTGACCACGTTCGACGACGATGAGTCCGTACTGCGCGCGCTCGCCGCGGGGGCCTCCGGGTTCCTCCTCAAGGACACCGACCCCGAAGATATCGTCGAGGCGGTCCGCAGGGTCGCCGCGGGTGAGCCCACGCTCTCGCCCACGGTCACTACCACCCTGATCGAGCAGGTGAACAGCCTGGGCAGGAACCTCGACCGCGGCCGATCGGCCAAGGAGCTGATCGCCCGCCTGACCGAGCGCGAGCGCGACGTCGCACGCGCCGTCGGCCGTGGGCAGGACAACGCCCAGATCGCGGCCACGCTGCACCTGAGCATTCCTACCGTCAAGGCGTACGTCGGCCGGCTCTTCGTCAAGCTCGACGTGGAGAACCGTGTGCAGATCGCCTTGCTCGCGCGCGATGCGGAGCTGGACTAGCTCGAGCCCCGAGCGCGGGACGCCTCACGCTGATGAGCGTGCACTGCTGCAACGCCCTCAGAGCGTCCGGGAGCCGATCCCGTTGCGGTGATGCGCGCGACCTGAGTCATAACCTTCGGCATACCGGATCCGTCACCGCAGCGGGTTCCTCTTACGGGCACCGCCTGGAGTAGCCGAAGACCGGTCCTCAGTCCGGGGCGTCGCCGTCGAGGTCGCGCAGCACACGCCGCAGCACGTCCTCGACGTCGTGGGGCGCGATCGGCCGTGGGTGAGACGTGGCGCGCGCCAAAAGGGCCAGGTCGACAGCGGTGAGAGACGGTTCTCGTCCGAGCGCCCAGCGGGCCGCCGCGGTCTTGGATGTGTGCTCACCGGTCAACTCGAAACGCCACATGCGGCACGCGGTGAGGACCATGTGAACCGCGTTCTTGTCGTCGTCGGTCAGTTTAAGCCAGGTGCGGAGCCAGCCGACGCTATTTGCCCGCACGCGGTGGCCCGGAACTTCACCGATCACCTCACCCGGCCCGGGCCCCATGAGTGCGCGTCCGTTTGCTCGAATCTCGGACAGCTCTGGCCAGAGGTCGGATACCTGTTTTTCGCGCCCTGCGACCTCCAGTTGGTCATCGGAACCCGGCCAGCGGCCGACCATCAGTTCCCGGTCGGGGTGTTCCCCCGGGGTGGCCGCAGCCTGCCGAGTGACGACCAGCAGATCGACGCCACCTGCCGGGCCAAGGTCGGCACGGTCAACGGCGCTCACTAACCCATCGACCTGACCTGAGGTCAGGGCGCGATCCACGATGAGGAGCAAGTCAATGTCACTCAGTCCGGGCCGGAAGTCGTCCTGCGTTAGAGAGCCGTGGAGAATTGCCGATACCAAGCACCGTTGCAGGATCGCCGCGCATTCGTCGGCCAACCTGCTGCACGCCGCGAGGGCATGTTCCTCAACGCTGCTCATGCAGGGTGTACTTATCGTCATCCCAAGACATCGTCCAGCTTGCGGACGAACCGGCCGCCCCCTCCTCGCTACCGAAGGCATCCGAATCTTCATCGACGCCGACGTAGGAACGGTGACGCTCAGGGTCGTAGTCGTCTCTGACGCTCAACCCCCAAGAACGCAACTCCTCCCTTGTAGGAAGCACATCGTCGAAGATGCCAAACACTCGTCCGTCGAGGTGGCTCGCGCCCTCAATCTTGCGACCCGCAACCAGGGCGTCAACCGTCAGACGGTCAAGGCCGGTCACCCGCGAGAACTCATCGATCAACATCACCCCGCGACCTCTAATGAGCGGAGGCTCGTCAACCGTTCGATCGTCCATGCTCGGAGTCTTTCACCCGTCCCGGCATTGCGGCGATCGGCCTCCCTCCCACTCCCGGTCGGTCAGGCCCACGTGCGCATGTTGCATGTCTGGAGGTCCCCACAAGCCGAAGCGCCCGCGGTGAGGGATGTCGGCCGCAGGGCTGAAGTCGTCGTTGTCGCCGCAACGGGATCCGCTTGCGGGACTTCTCCTCCACCACTCGAGCCACCGGCTCTGGAATCTCCTTGAAGTTTCGGAGGGACGCTGCCTGACCTGCGTAAACGCGGCGCGGGGCGCCACGTCCCCCCGCCATTCGACGGTTTGGGGGACGGATGCGGGGACGCTGAGCCGCCACGCTGCGGCCCGTGACCAAAGTCAGCAGCGCCAGAGTGTCCGAATCGTGCGCGCCGCGGTTGCTTATCCGTGGCGTGAAGATGTTGCGACCACCCTCGACCCGCGCCGCGGTACGCAAAGACACGGTCATGGCCGGGTGCCAGGCTGGTCCTCGTTCCTCAGGTCGGGGTGCTGGACGGTCTTCATGTAGCGGGTGCCTTTGACGCTGAGTCCGAAGAGGTCGTAGATGCGGCGCACGTCGCCGCCAGCGGCGTGGATCTCGTGCAGGATGCGGTCTTCGCGCAGGGCACGCGGGCGGATCCGGCTGTCCTTCCACGGGAAGGAGTGGCCGCCGGGGACGAGTCGCGGCGCGGTTCGCCGGTTGATGAGGAGGTGCGGGTTCGCCGTGGCCGGCCAGGTCCGGTTGCGGTGGTCGAGCCAGGCAGCGAGCCGGGTCCTGACGGGAGCTGCGAGCGGGATCTCACGGCCGTCGAGGTGGAGGCGACCGTCGACGATGTCGGTCATCTGCAGTTCGCGGACCTGCTTGCCGGTCAGGCCGTGGAAGGCCACCAGAGCGACGGCGAGCGCGACGGCCGGGTTGGGCGAGTCCAGTTCCGCTCGGATCAGGGCGGGGTCCAGCGGCAGTGGAATGGTTGTGGCGACGCGGGTCAGGTCGATGTCGCGCATGGGGTTAGCGAAGACGAGTCGGCGTCCCTTGAAGATCTTGAACAGCGACTTCAGACCGTTCTCCGCGAAGTGGCGGTGGCTGGTGCCGGTGGGGAGGGATGCAAGGGCGGCAAGGATGTCCTCCTTGCTGATCTCAGCGAACGACTGGCGCCCGGCTTCGACCCATGTCTGCACGACGGGCGCCAGACCTTGGACGTGGAGCTCGACTGTCTCGGGTTCGCGGGGCAACTGGCGAGGGGCTTGCCGGGACCCGCCGAGCATGATCTGAAGCCACAGCCGGAGGTGCTCGCGCATGGTATCCGGGAGGGCTCCGGACTCGATGAACTTGGTGTCGAAGTACCGCTCGACCCGGGTCGGGACGTCCTCAATCAGGAGCCCGGCTTCCGCGAGGACATCGAGGGTGGATGTGACGGTGCCGTCGTATCGGCGCAACGCCACGACGTCACTGGCGCGGACCTTCGCGGTGGGAGTAGGGCGCAGGATCTGCAGCAGCCGCAGGGACTGGATTACGGCATTGCGCTGCTTGACACTCCAGCCATAGCGCCGGGCGTGGTCGGCGACGACGGCCGCGCAGTACCGGGTCAGTTCGCTGTCCTCGACCAGGAGGCGTTGGCGCAGCACCTCGGGGTCGGGGTCCATGTCGAACAGGGTCAGCTGTTCGAGCGCGTGGTCGTCGAAGCTGGTGCCAGGTTGGTAGGGCAGCCAGTTCTTGTTCTTCTTCGACCACCGGCCATCCCAGCTGACGTAGTCGGGCAGCGGGGTCACGCGACGCTTGAAGACCATGTTGGCGAAGAACAGCTGCTGGCTGTCGTTGTTGGTGCTAGCCAGGTCCGGGGCACGGGCGGGCCCCTGCTCGAGGCAAGCATTCTCGAGGCAAAGGCGACAGGCTCGTCGGTCGCTGACGTGGCTGGTGCGGCCGCAGTAGGCGCATGTGCCCAGGGGGTAATGCGTCTGCCACCAGCGGCAGGACCAGCAGGTCCAGTTGTGGCGGGGGTAGACGCCCCAGGCCAGGCACCCCTTGCAGGATCCGACGTGCTCGGGGCTGCGGGGATGGCACCGGCCGCACAAACCCTGACTGAAGTAGTCGGTGCGGGCGCGGCAGCGGTTGCACGGTGGAGCCGCGAACGGGCCGCCGGGCAGGCACTGATAACAGAAGTCGACCCTGGGGCTGGTCCACACGACGCGGTTGCTCTGGCACCGATTGCACTTGGGCGGCGGCCGCAACGCCGCGTTGGGCCGGGCGCAGGCATGGGCTGCTCGTCGTGTCCGTGGGCGATGGGGATGCGGGCTACAGCGGCGGGGTCGGGCGGGGCTTGCCGAGCCGCGGTGTGACCGCCGGTGGCGTTCCGCCGCTGCCGGTCGGATCGCCAGTCCCGTTACCGCTATTGCCGTTGGCTGCGTCGGTGTTGCGGGGACGGCGCGCGGCGACCTTGTCCGGCTCGGGTGTCAACAGGTCGTTCGGAGTGCATCCGAGCACGGCGCACAGGACGTCGAGCTCTTCGAGGCGCATCGTCGGCGGGTTCCCGGCCCACCACGACGACATCTTGCCGGCGGAGATCTCGAGCCCGGCATCTGCCAGCATCCGGCGCAGTTGCGCGGACTTCCAGATCCCTCGTTCGGCGGCCCGGAGCCGCAGGCTCCACTGCATCTGGATCCTCTCCTTCGGTTCGTCGGGGTTAGTAGTTGCGGATGCCCAGGCGGGCTTCGATGCGGTCGCTCGCGCTGTTCCACGCGCGTTCGATGTGGTCGCTGCGGACGTGGAGGTAGCCCGAGGTCGTTGCCAGCCACTGGTGGCCGAGGAGCTCTTGGAGCGCCTTGATGTCACTCCCGGCCGCGTACAGCGACGGTGCGCAGTAGTGCCGCAGCACGTGTGGGGTCATGCGCCGCGACCACGCCGGCAACCACTCGTCGACTTGGAGTCCCAGGGCGCGGCGCAGCGCGTTCGCGCCGACGCGTCCGCACCGGTCCAGATCGCGGTCGAACCGCTCAGACGGAAGCAGCGGGGCGTCCGGGTCGGCCCAGTCGTGACCGTACTGGGGGCGGACCTCGGCCAGCCACCAGTCGATCAACTGGTTCGCGCCGTTGATCGCTGGTACCAGCCGGGGCTTGGGTCCGCGGCCGCGCGAGCCTTTGCCGTGGCGGACGTGGACCTTGCCGAACTCACCCAGATCGGGGCACCAGTCGCGGATGTCGAGCATGACGGTCTCGTTGATGCGCAGCCCGAGTCGGCGCCACAGCGATGCGGCGAAATCGTCGCGGGCCGCCGGCAGGTACTTGCGTGCCTGCGTGACCGACCCGCGCCAGGCGGTGAACAGCGAGTCGATCTCCTCATCGGGTGGCGGCACCCGGACCTTGCCCAACGATGCCCCGGGCTGGCGATTGAACTCATCGATCGGTTGCTCGACCAAGACGCCGGTCGCGCGGCGGATCGTGCCCTCGTAGCGGGCGATCACGAACTCGTAGAAGCCCGCCAGCGCGCCGGCCTTGCCCGCCCGGGTCGTCACGCTGAGCCCCATCCGCCGCTGCTGGGCCAAGAACGCGTCCGCGTCCGCGCAGGTGGCCTCCCACAGCGGAGTCGACAGCGAGCGAGTGAACTCGATGACGATCGCCCGAGTCCCGCCGATGTGGCGGTCAGTCAGACCTGCCGCGGACATCGCCAGCGCGTACTGGTCGACCAGCTCCTGCTCGAAGTCTTGGACCGCCTGCACACCTATCAGTGCCGGATCAGCAGCGCTGCCACCCGGCAGCGCCACCAAGCCCATCAGTCACCGTCTTCAAGTGAGGCGATCATGCGTCGTTGCTACATCGAAACGGTCAGCCACAGTGACGCACAGTCAGTTCAACGTCACGTGATGGCTGAACCAGAGCCACCTGCGCAAATACAGATCGGGGCGCGCGGACGTCCGAACGAACCTGAGTTCCTAGAGATTGGCGACCCCCAATGACCACCCAACTGCGCAGCCGCGCCGCGCGCGAGGAGAAGCTCGCCGCACTCCACGACCAGCTCACCCACGCGGTCACGGCGCTCGTGACCGGAGAGGACTGGAAGCGCGCCCTGACGTTCGCAGCACAGTTCCGCTCGCGCAGCTTCAACAACACGATGCTCATCCACGCCCAGCACCTCGCCGCCTACACCGAAGGCCGGGTGCCCGACCCGACCCCGACGTACGTCGCCGGCTTCCACCAGTGGCTCTCCCTGGGCCGCCACGTCGTAAAGGGCCAGCACGGGTACAGCATCCTCGCCCCCGTCACCGCCAGATTCGCCTCAGCCACCCCCGCCGACGCCGGGTCCTGGCACCGCCTCGGCCGAGGCGAGAAACCCGCAGGCGGGGAGACTGTGAAGTCGAAGCTCATCGGCCTGAAACCCACCCACGTCTGGGATGTCTCCCAGACCGCCGGCGACCCCGTCCCGCAGCTCCCCCGCCCCGCCCTGCTCCAGGGGCAGGCACCGGCCGGGCTATGGGACGGACTCGCCGACCAGATCACCGCCCGCGGCTACGAACTCCGTCTGGTCTCCTCCGCGACGGCGATCGGCGGCGCCAACGGCCTGACCGACTTCCTCACCCGCGAGGTCTCGATCCGGGTGGACATCGACGACGCCGCCCAGGCCAAGACTCTCGCCCACGAGCTCGGCCACGTCCTGCTCCACGCACCCCGAGACGCAGCCCGGGGCGCCGAAGCGGCAGCGGACGCCACCCTGCACCGTGGGATCGCCGAGGTCGAAGCCGAATCCGTCGCCCTCATGGTCGGCGCCGCCCACGGCCTCGACACCACCTCCTACACCGTCCCCTACGTCTCGACCTGGGCCACCAGCGTCCCCAACAAGACCCCCGCCGAGGTCGTCCAGGCCACCGCCGAACGGGTACTCCACACCGCGATCGGGATCCTCGACCAACTCGACACAGCGAAGGTCGGCGACGGCACCCCACCCGGCCTCGACCGCGACGCCCTCACCCGCCAGACCGGCGCCGTGTCTCGTTCGTCGGGCGTACGGCGCGACGACACGGTGCTCGGGTCATGAAGATCCCCGTCGTCCTGGCCACCGCCCACGTCGAGGTCGGCACGGACGGAGGACTGCTCGTCGACGTCGACGGGGAACCCTTCGCCGGCGACCGACTGCTGGACCGCAGCGACCTGTCGGCCGTTCTCGACGAGATCACCACCACCCTCGGCACCGCTGTACGGGTCGAGGTCCGCGAGAGCGACGGCACCGTGTACGCCGACATCGCCACCCCGCCCGATGCCGAACCCGTCGTCGCGGTCCCGGAGCCGGCCCAGGGGTCCCCGATGTCCGGACTCAGCGGGACGGGATTCCAGCCCGGCGAGGAGGTCGAGATCGCCTACGTCGTGGCCCGACAGACCGCCGACGCCAGCGGCCGTGCCGACCTACAGCTTCCGCCGGCACTCGCCTCAGCCCACCGGCATCGACTCGTCCTGGTGGGCGTCACAAGCCGGGTCGCGGCCGCGATGGAACAGCCGTCGTGAGCCCCCGCACCCAGCCCGTCGACCATGCCCTGACCAACGCGGCCCTCGTCGCGATCGGTACGGCGTTCGCGATGGCGCTCCTGCTGCGCGCGGCCGGCTCCATCGCGGCCCTCGTCACCGGAACGCACCAGCCCACCGGGAGCCCGACCTCCGGCCTGCGGGTACTCGCACAACCCAGCTCACCCGGGCCGGCGCTTGGCGCTCGCGATCTCTCCTCCGTTGCCTACTGGGGCGTCGTGCTGCTCCTCGTCCTAGCGCTCGCAACAGCGGTCTGGGTCGGATGGCTGGTCGTCGCCCGTGCTCGCCATCGCGCCGCGCACGATCCCCACCGGATCCGGGGCACAGCGAGCAGACGAGACATCGCCCCCGTTGCCTCCGAGAAGGCACTCCTACGCCGGGCGACGAACCTGCGTCCCTCCCTGACTCGCCCCCGAGCCGCCGACGTCGGCTACCTCCTCGGCACCAGCCACGGACGCGGGATCTGGGCCTCGGTCGAGGACTCGATCCTCGTCATCGGCCCACCGCGATCCGGCAAGGGACTCCATCTCGTCATCAACGCGATCCTCGACGCACCCGGCGCCGTCGTGACCACCTCGACCCGACCCGACAACATCGCCGCCACCGTCCGGAGCCGGCAGAAGTTCGGGCCGGTCGCGGTCTTCGACCCCCAACGACTCACCGTAGGCATCGACGACGTGCGCGGCGCCGGGGTGCGCTGGTCACCCATCCGCGGCTGCCAGAACCCGCTCACTGCGATGATCCGCGCCACCGGGCTCGCCTCCTCCACCGGACTGTCGACGGGCGGCACCGACTCCGGCGGCTTCTGGGAAGGACGCGCCCGCGCCGCACTCCAAGCCCTCCTGCACGCCGCCGCCCTCGACCACCTGCCGACCCGAGTGCTGTTCGAGTGGTCGCTGTCGGCCAACGCGGCCGTGGACGCCGTCGGCATCCTCGCCAGCCACACCGGCGCCGCACCCGGCTGGGCCGACTCCCTCCAGGCCATGATCGACTCCGACCCCCGCACCCGGGACTCGATCTGGATGGCCGTCTCCCAAGCCATGGCCTGCCTCGCCGACCCCCAAGTCCTCGACGCCGTCAGCCCCGAGCCCGGTCAGGAGTTCGACCCGACCCGGTTCCTCACCGACAACGGCACCCTCTACCTGCTCGCCACCGGCGCCGGTGCCGGCGCCGCTTGGCCCCTCGTCGCCGCCTTCCTCGAAGACCTCACCGAAACCGCACGCCACCTCGCAGCCTCAGCCCCCGGAACACGTCTCGACCCACCGCTCCTCCTCGCGCTCGACGAGATCGGCAACCTCGCTCCAATGCCCTCACTGCCGACTCTCATGGCCGAGGGTGGTGGCACCGGGATCACCACCATGCCGGTCCTTCAGTCGCTCGCCCAGGCACGCAACAAATGGGGCGAGCACGCCGCCAGCACCATCTGGGACGCCTCCATCGTCAAGGTCATCCTCGGCGGCGCCTCCGCCTCCAAGGACCTCCAAGAACTCTCCGTCCTCATCGGCGAACGAGACGAACCCACCGACACCGTCACCATCAGCGAATACGGCGCACGGTCGACCCAGCGATCCACACGGCAACGCCACATCATGCCGCCCGAGCGGATCCGCATGCTCCCGTTCGGCACCGGACTCGTACTGCTCCGCAGCGCACCGCCCATCGTGACCAACCTCCGTCGCTGGACTGCGCGTGAGACACCCTTCTCGAGGCGATCCGCGCCGTGAGGGGCACTCCCACAAGGTGCTGCACATCGGCTCCCTTCTGTTGTCAACCGGTGGTCTGGGGCGTCCTGCGCTGAGGGGTCTTCCGGGCGGTCGGGGTCGGTTGTAGCGTCGGTTTCGCGGGTCCGGGAAGTGGCTGATCCGAAGTGTCGATGTGCGGGGGCAGGTCGACCGCGCTGGATTCTTGAGTCGCCCCGCAGTGCCCTCCCGGACCCGTGCCAGTTTCGGTGACTGCTGCGAGGTCGGCGTCCGCGAGTAGCTGTCGGTAGATCGCATCGGAGATCCTGCGCTTGAGACATCGCAGGGCTTCGAGGGGCTTCTTGCCCTCGGCTCGCTTTCGGCGGTAGTAGGTGCGGCCCCCGGTGTCGAGACGGGGCTGGGTGACGGCGGCGATGTGGATCATGTGGTTCATCCGTCGGTTCCCGGCACGCGAGAGCCGGTGGCGGTTCTGCTCGCCGGAGGACGCGTCGAGTGGTGCGGTGCCGGTCCAGGACGCGAACC encodes the following:
- a CDS encoding ATP-binding cassette domain-containing protein; amino-acid sequence: MIELEHVTKHYGNFAALDDVSFCAHPGRITGFLGPNGAGKSTAMRILVGLTSPDHGTATVGQYPYIDIPSPARHVGVLLDASAQHAGRTGREVLTLSTIALGLPTARAEEMLTLVGLKGAADRRVGAYSLGMRQRLGIANALIGDPSVLVLDEPANGLDPSGIRWMRSLLRDYATEGGTVLLSSHLLNEVELIADDIILIHHGQIAARGSKAELLATTGTFVRAESPGELSAVLDRTGIRATAAPDGGVHTDVDPLHVGRVTAAAGVVLTELRPRQGTGLEEIFMQMTAEDDPASPRAEGAAR
- a CDS encoding histidine kinase; translation: MQAARYPGWFWLDLAAGVAAFVLVQFRRRRPVVTAVVLTLFGLFSMSAMGPAVLALASLATRRRLPEILPLAALNVTVLLLYGWLVTSEETWVVRYSPVAGPTWALLSFGASVTLAVVVLGMYVGSRRELEANLRDQAARARVEQEQRAEQARTAERARIAREMHDALAHRISLVTIHAGALTYRDDLTAEQQKETAQVIKTTAHEALNDLRQVLDVLRDDDEGPRRPQPTLADLDALLVETREAGMDVTLSRDVTGSPAAGTGRTVYRIVQEGLTNARKHAPGRPVSVTVTGSSDTGLDVSVRNPRGRLDRSLVPGAGRGLAGLRERVEIAGGTLDIVETDDVFTLRASLPWAT
- a CDS encoding response regulator transcription factor translates to MIVDDDPLVRSGLALMLGGARDLRVVADAANGAEAVAACAEHHPDVVLMDLHMPVMDGIEATRQLCSPVASPSVLVLTTFDDDESVLRALAAGASGFLLKDTDPEDIVEAVRRVAAGEPTLSPTVTTTLIEQVNSLGRNLDRGRSAKELIARLTERERDVARAVGRGQDNAQIAATLHLSIPTVKAYVGRLFVKLDVENRVQIALLARDAELD
- a CDS encoding aminoglycoside adenylyltransferase domain-containing protein, which gives rise to MSSVEEHALAACSRLADECAAILQRCLVSAILHGSLTQDDFRPGLSDIDLLLIVDRALTSGQVDGLVSAVDRADLGPAGGVDLLVVTRQAAATPGEHPDRELMVGRWPGSDDQLEVAGREKQVSDLWPELSEIRANGRALMGPGPGEVIGEVPGHRVRANSVGWLRTWLKLTDDDKNAVHMVLTACRMWRFELTGEHTSKTAAARWALGREPSLTAVDLALLARATSHPRPIAPHDVEDVLRRVLRDLDGDAPD
- a CDS encoding helix-turn-helix transcriptional regulator, whose product is MQWSLRLRAAERGIWKSAQLRRMLADAGLEISAGKMSSWWAGNPPTMRLEELDVLCAVLGCTPNDLLTPEPDKVAARRPRNTDAANGNSGNGTGDPTGSGGTPPAVTPRLGKPRPTPPL
- a CDS encoding tyrosine-type recombinase/integrase; translated protein: MGLVALPGGSAADPALIGVQAVQDFEQELVDQYALAMSAAGLTDRHIGGTRAIVIEFTRSLSTPLWEATCADADAFLAQQRRMGLSVTTRAGKAGALAGFYEFVIARYEGTIRRATGVLVEQPIDEFNRQPGASLGKVRVPPPDEEIDSLFTAWRGSVTQARKYLPAARDDFAASLWRRLGLRINETVMLDIRDWCPDLGEFGKVHVRHGKGSRGRGPKPRLVPAINGANQLIDWWLAEVRPQYGHDWADPDAPLLPSERFDRDLDRCGRVGANALRRALGLQVDEWLPAWSRRMTPHVLRHYCAPSLYAAGSDIKALQELLGHQWLATTSGYLHVRSDHIERAWNSASDRIEARLGIRNY
- a CDS encoding ArdC-like ssDNA-binding domain-containing protein is translated as MTTQLRSRAAREEKLAALHDQLTHAVTALVTGEDWKRALTFAAQFRSRSFNNTMLIHAQHLAAYTEGRVPDPTPTYVAGFHQWLSLGRHVVKGQHGYSILAPVTARFASATPADAGSWHRLGRGEKPAGGETVKSKLIGLKPTHVWDVSQTAGDPVPQLPRPALLQGQAPAGLWDGLADQITARGYELRLVSSATAIGGANGLTDFLTREVSIRVDIDDAAQAKTLAHELGHVLLHAPRDAARGAEAAADATLHRGIAEVEAESVALMVGAAHGLDTTSYTVPYVSTWATSVPNKTPAEVVQATAERVLHTAIGILDQLDTAKVGDGTPPGLDRDALTRQTGAVSRSSGVRRDDTVLGS
- a CDS encoding TraM recognition domain-containing protein; the protein is MSPRTQPVDHALTNAALVAIGTAFAMALLLRAAGSIAALVTGTHQPTGSPTSGLRVLAQPSSPGPALGARDLSSVAYWGVVLLLVLALATAVWVGWLVVARARHRAAHDPHRIRGTASRRDIAPVASEKALLRRATNLRPSLTRPRAADVGYLLGTSHGRGIWASVEDSILVIGPPRSGKGLHLVINAILDAPGAVVTTSTRPDNIAATVRSRQKFGPVAVFDPQRLTVGIDDVRGAGVRWSPIRGCQNPLTAMIRATGLASSTGLSTGGTDSGGFWEGRARAALQALLHAAALDHLPTRVLFEWSLSANAAVDAVGILASHTGAAPGWADSLQAMIDSDPRTRDSIWMAVSQAMACLADPQVLDAVSPEPGQEFDPTRFLTDNGTLYLLATGAGAGAAWPLVAAFLEDLTETARHLAASAPGTRLDPPLLLALDEIGNLAPMPSLPTLMAEGGGTGITTMPVLQSLAQARNKWGEHAASTIWDASIVKVILGGASASKDLQELSVLIGERDEPTDTVTISEYGARSTQRSTRQRHIMPPERIRMLPFGTGLVLLRSAPPIVTNLRRWTARETPFSRRSAP